Proteins co-encoded in one Campylobacter ornithocola genomic window:
- a CDS encoding methyl-accepting chemotaxis protein, which yields MQNVSHKTSEVIAQSEEIKNVTSIIGDIADQINLLALNAAIEAARAGEHGRGFAVVADEVRNLAERTQKSLGEIEANTNILVQSINEMGESIKEQTTGITQINDAVAQIDHVTQENLKIANDSAVISDNVNKIANDILEDARKKKF from the coding sequence ATGCAAAATGTATCTCATAAAACTAGTGAAGTAATTGCTCAAAGTGAAGAGATTAAAAATGTTACTTCTATTATAGGAGATATTGCTGATCAAATTAACTTGCTTGCATTAAATGCTGCTATTGAAGCAGCACGTGCAGGTGAACATGGACGTGGCTTTGCTGTTGTTGCTGATGAAGTTAGAAATCTAGCAGAAAGAACTCAAAAGTCTTTAGGTGAGATTGAAGCTAATACTAATATCTTAGTTCAATCTATTAATGAAATGGGTGAAAGTATCAAAGAACAAACTACAGGTATTACTCAAATAAATGATGCTGTAGCTCAAATTGATCATGTAACCCAAGAGAACTTAAAAATAGCTAATGATAGTGCAGTAATATCTGATAATGTAAATAAAATAGCTAATGATATCTTAGAAGATGCTAGGAAGAAGAAGTTTTAA